One genomic window of Providencia hangzhouensis includes the following:
- a CDS encoding TetR/AcrR family transcriptional regulator — translation MNKSAQHRKKDPIKLQVELLKAARIIAGREGISSLSLNAVAREAGVSKGGLMHHFPTKQELIHALFVQLLGIMDERIHTIMDNDPNPYGRFSRAYLHYIGELKESDESFQLALLSLAMPTEPVLRQCWRDWVTNHLEKGDEFDNSYLGALVRYAADGLWLSSLTEGETLSQQERDAIVSRLTTISFEQIP, via the coding sequence ATGAATAAATCTGCTCAGCATAGAAAAAAAGATCCTATTAAGCTTCAAGTGGAGTTACTGAAAGCTGCTCGTATTATTGCTGGCAGAGAAGGGATCTCTTCACTCTCACTTAATGCAGTGGCAAGGGAAGCGGGTGTTAGCAAAGGCGGGTTAATGCACCACTTCCCAACGAAGCAAGAGCTTATTCATGCACTGTTTGTGCAATTGCTGGGGATTATGGATGAGAGAATACATACCATTATGGATAATGACCCAAATCCCTATGGGCGTTTTTCTCGTGCTTATTTGCACTATATTGGTGAGTTAAAAGAATCTGATGAAAGTTTTCAGCTCGCGTTATTGTCTTTGGCTATGCCAACTGAGCCAGTGTTACGTCAGTGCTGGCGAGATTGGGTAACCAACCATTTGGAAAAGGGGGATGAGTTCGATAACAGTTATTTAGGCGCGTTAGTGCGTTATGCGGCTGATGGGTTGTGGCTTTCGTCATTGACTGAGGGAGAAACGTTATCACAGCAAGAACGTGATGCGATTGTTAGTCGGCTAACGACAATATCATTTGAACAAATTCCATAA
- a CDS encoding NADPH-dependent FMN reductase has protein sequence MSNQYNIGVIVGSLRADSYNLVVAKAMTKLFPTNFTFKFINIGELPLYNQDADQNVSPVVANFKSQIKACDGIIFATPEYNRSMPGVLKNAIDQGSRPWGDNSWDGIPAGVLGVSIGNISTAIAQQHLRNSLAFLNMPTMNQPECYLKWYEGMVDEQGNISPKSKDFLQPWADTFVKFVGHNAKR, from the coding sequence ATGTCAAATCAATACAATATTGGTGTCATTGTGGGTAGTTTGCGCGCTGATTCATATAATTTAGTTGTCGCTAAAGCCATGACTAAATTATTCCCCACAAATTTCACGTTTAAATTTATCAATATTGGTGAACTCCCTCTCTATAACCAAGATGCAGACCAAAATGTGTCTCCTGTTGTGGCTAATTTCAAATCTCAAATTAAAGCCTGTGATGGCATTATTTTCGCCACTCCAGAATATAACCGTTCAATGCCTGGCGTATTGAAAAATGCGATTGACCAAGGCTCTCGCCCATGGGGAGATAATTCATGGGATGGCATCCCTGCTGGAGTACTAGGGGTATCTATTGGCAATATTAGTACGGCTATTGCACAACAACATTTGCGTAATAGCTTGGCATTTTTGAATATGCCGACAATGAACCAACCAGAGTGCTATTTGAAGTGGTATGAAGGAATGGTTGATGAACAAGGTAATATTTCACCCAAAAGTAAAGATTTCCTACAACCGTGGGCAGATACCTTTGTGAAGTTTGTTGGTCATAATGCCAAACGTTAG
- the potD gene encoding spermidine/putrescine ABC transporter substrate-binding protein PotD: MKKWSYLLAAGLMAASIGTATAADDNKDVLYFYNWTEYVPPGLLEQFTKETGIKVIYSTYESNESMYTKLKTYKEGAYDLVVPSTYFIAKMSKEGMLQKIDQSKLTNFKNLDPNLIHKEFDPNNDYSVPYIWGATGIGINGEAVDPQSVTSWADFWKPEYKNSLLMMDDAREVFQVALTKLGYSGNTTDPKQIEEAYKELQKLRPNILAFNSDNPATPFIEGEVDVGMLWNGSAFVARQAGLPIEVVWPKEGGIFWMDSLAIPANAKNVEGAHKLINFLLRPEIAAQVAESIGYPTPNLEAKKLLPAEIANDPSLYPSEEVLQKGEWQSDVGNTNIIYEEYFQKLKAGR; this comes from the coding sequence ATGAAAAAATGGTCCTATCTACTGGCAGCAGGGTTAATGGCTGCAAGTATTGGCACGGCAACTGCCGCTGACGATAACAAAGACGTACTGTATTTCTATAACTGGACAGAATATGTTCCCCCCGGTTTATTAGAGCAATTTACCAAAGAAACGGGCATCAAGGTGATTTACTCCACCTATGAATCAAACGAAAGCATGTATACCAAGTTAAAGACCTATAAAGAAGGGGCTTATGACTTGGTGGTGCCTTCTACTTATTTTATTGCCAAAATGAGTAAAGAAGGAATGCTACAAAAGATTGATCAAAGCAAATTAACCAATTTTAAAAACCTTGACCCAAACTTAATCCATAAAGAATTTGACCCGAATAATGATTATTCAGTGCCTTATATTTGGGGTGCGACAGGGATAGGTATTAATGGTGAAGCTGTTGACCCACAGTCTGTCACCTCGTGGGCGGATTTTTGGAAACCTGAGTATAAAAATAGCTTGCTGATGATGGATGATGCACGGGAAGTTTTCCAAGTTGCGCTCACTAAATTAGGTTATTCAGGTAATACGACTGATCCGAAACAAATTGAAGAGGCGTATAAAGAGTTGCAAAAATTACGCCCAAATATTTTAGCCTTCAACTCTGACAACCCAGCAACACCATTTATTGAAGGTGAGGTTGATGTGGGAATGTTGTGGAATGGTTCTGCATTCGTCGCGCGGCAAGCTGGCTTACCGATTGAAGTGGTGTGGCCAAAAGAAGGTGGGATTTTCTGGATGGATAGCTTAGCTATTCCTGCTAACGCCAAAAATGTGGAAGGGGCCCATAAGTTAATTAATTTCTTATTGCGTCCAGAAATTGCGGCTCAAGTGGCTGAATCTATTGGTTACCCAACACCAAATTTAGAAGCTAAAAAATTATTACCTGCTGAAATTGCTAATGACCCATCACTTTACCCAAGTGAAGAAGTTCTGCAAAAAGGCGAATGGCAAAGTGATGTGGGGAATACTAATATTATTTATGAAGAGTATTTCCAAAAGCTAAAAGCAGGACGTTAA
- the potC gene encoding spermidine/putrescine ABC transporter permease PotC produces the protein MIGRTLRGGFMAIIYAYLYIPIIILIVNSFNESRFGIQWQGFSTKWYELLANNDSLLEAAGHSLTMAVLSATFATAIGTLTAVALFRYRFRGKPFVGGMLFVVMMSPDIVMAISLLVLFMILGVSLGFWSLLFSHITFCLPFVVVTVYARLKDFDVKMLEAARDLGAGEFTILRKIILPLALPAVVAGWLLSFTLSMDDVVVSSFVTGPSYEILPLKIYSMVKVGVSPEVNALATVLLIMSLLLVCLSQWVMRDKYSKKAKS, from the coding sequence ATGATCGGACGTACTCTGCGTGGTGGCTTCATGGCCATCATCTACGCTTATCTTTATATTCCAATCATCATTTTGATTGTTAATTCCTTTAATGAGTCGCGTTTTGGTATTCAGTGGCAAGGGTTTTCAACCAAATGGTATGAATTACTAGCTAATAACGATAGCTTATTAGAGGCTGCGGGGCATTCATTAACCATGGCGGTTTTGTCAGCGACTTTCGCAACAGCCATTGGCACATTAACCGCCGTTGCATTATTTCGCTATCGCTTTAGAGGAAAACCTTTTGTTGGTGGCATGTTATTTGTGGTCATGATGTCACCTGATATCGTCATGGCGATTTCGTTATTGGTTCTATTTATGATCCTTGGGGTCTCGCTAGGTTTTTGGTCATTGCTTTTTTCCCATATTACATTCTGTCTACCCTTTGTAGTGGTGACGGTGTATGCAAGGTTAAAGGACTTTGATGTGAAGATGCTAGAAGCTGCACGTGACCTCGGTGCGGGTGAGTTTACCATCTTAAGGAAAATCATTTTGCCATTAGCGCTCCCTGCGGTTGTGGCAGGGTGGCTACTGAGTTTTACATTGTCGATGGACGATGTGGTGGTTTCGTCATTTGTTACGGGGCCAAGTTATGAGATTTTACCATTGAAAATATATTCAATGGTAAAAGTCGGGGTCTCCCCAGAAGTAAACGCATTGGCGACAGTATTGTTGATTATGTCTTTACTGCTCGTTTGTTTAAGCCAATGGGTGATGCGGGATAAATACTCGAAAAAAGCGAAATCATAA
- the potB gene encoding spermidine/putrescine ABC transporter permease PotB produces MIIRKHKILQNVIITGVVAWLLLFVFLPNIMIIGTSFLTRSDTNLVDLVFTWDNYVRLSDPMYAEVMLHSLNMAVIATFFCLVIGYPFAFILAKLPKRVQPLMLFLLIVPFWTNSLIRIYGLKVFLSTKGYLNDFLLWVGVIDKPLKIMYTPEAVILGLIYILLPFMVMPLYSSIEKLDKSYIEAARDLGANKFQRFVKIIIPLTMPGIIAGCLLVLLPAMGLFYVADLMGGAKNLLIGNVIKSQFLNIRDWPFGAATSIFLTVMMGLLLYVYYRAAKLLNKKAYEE; encoded by the coding sequence ATGATCATTCGTAAACATAAAATTTTGCAGAACGTTATTATCACTGGGGTGGTCGCCTGGCTGCTGCTATTCGTCTTCTTGCCTAATATCATGATTATTGGCACTAGCTTTTTGACGCGTAGCGACACCAACTTAGTTGACTTAGTTTTTACGTGGGATAACTATGTTCGCTTGTCTGACCCGATGTATGCAGAGGTCATGCTGCACTCGCTCAATATGGCGGTGATCGCAACCTTTTTCTGTTTAGTTATTGGCTATCCATTTGCCTTTATATTGGCAAAGCTACCTAAACGGGTGCAACCTTTGATGCTGTTTCTGTTAATTGTGCCATTTTGGACCAATTCATTGATTCGTATCTATGGGTTAAAAGTTTTTCTCAGTACCAAAGGGTACTTAAATGACTTTTTACTGTGGGTTGGTGTTATCGATAAACCGTTGAAAATTATGTATACACCTGAAGCCGTCATACTAGGTCTCATTTATATATTGTTGCCGTTTATGGTGATGCCGCTGTATTCAAGTATTGAAAAGCTGGATAAGTCATATATAGAAGCTGCAAGAGATCTCGGTGCGAATAAATTTCAACGGTTTGTGAAAATTATCATTCCTTTAACGATGCCAGGTATTATTGCAGGCTGTTTGCTGGTTTTATTACCGGCAATGGGGCTGTTCTATGTCGCGGATTTAATGGGTGGTGCGAAAAATCTACTGATCGGTAACGTAATTAAGAGCCAGTTCTTAAATATTCGTGATTGGCCATTCGGGGCAGCAACCAGCATTTTCCTCACGGTGATGATGGGGTTATTGCTGTATGTGTATTACCGAGCAGCTAAGCTTCTGAATAAAAAGGCATATGAAGAATGA
- the potA gene encoding spermidine/putrescine ABC transporter ATP-binding protein PotA: MTETTSLTPLIELKSLSKGFDGKQIISELDLTIQNGEFLTILGPSGCGKTTVLRLIAGLEDADGGQIILDGQDITDIPAENRFVNTVFQSYALFPHMTVFDNVAFGLRMQKTPAAEIQKRVDQALRMVQLEDFAERRPNQLSGGQQQRVAIARAVVNRPKVLLLDESLSALDYKLRKQMQNELKALQRKLGITFIFVTHDQEEALAMSDRIIVMREGKIEQDGTPREIYEEPKNLFVAQFIGEINIFDAKVLCRIDDKRIRANVEGHECDIFTELSVKEGQHVSVLLRPEDLRVEEVNDADNHPGLIGYVRERNYKGMTLDSVVEMEDGKIVMVSEFFNEDDPDVDHSLNQKVAVTWVESWEVVLDDHS; encoded by the coding sequence ATGACTGAGACAACCTCTCTGACACCACTCATTGAATTAAAATCTTTAAGTAAAGGTTTTGATGGCAAACAAATTATTTCTGAGCTTGACTTAACCATTCAGAACGGTGAGTTTTTGACCATTCTGGGGCCTTCTGGTTGCGGTAAAACGACTGTTTTACGTCTTATTGCAGGGCTAGAAGATGCCGATGGCGGTCAAATTATTCTTGATGGTCAAGATATTACGGATATTCCAGCGGAAAACCGTTTTGTAAATACCGTCTTTCAAAGCTACGCTTTATTTCCTCATATGACAGTTTTCGACAACGTGGCATTTGGCCTGCGCATGCAAAAAACGCCTGCGGCTGAAATTCAAAAGCGTGTCGACCAAGCCTTGCGTATGGTGCAGCTAGAAGATTTTGCTGAGCGTAGACCCAACCAACTATCTGGCGGTCAACAACAACGCGTGGCGATAGCCCGTGCGGTAGTGAATCGCCCGAAAGTCCTACTATTGGATGAATCATTGTCTGCGCTTGATTATAAACTGCGCAAACAAATGCAAAATGAGCTAAAAGCGCTTCAACGAAAACTGGGGATCACGTTTATTTTTGTGACCCACGACCAAGAAGAAGCCTTGGCCATGTCTGACCGTATCATAGTGATGCGTGAAGGGAAAATTGAGCAAGACGGTACTCCTCGCGAAATCTATGAGGAACCAAAAAATCTGTTTGTAGCTCAATTTATTGGTGAAATTAATATTTTTGATGCGAAAGTATTGTGTCGCATTGATGATAAGCGTATTCGAGCCAATGTTGAAGGGCATGAATGTGATATTTTCACTGAGCTCTCTGTCAAAGAAGGGCAACACGTCAGTGTGTTATTACGTCCTGAAGACTTGCGCGTTGAAGAAGTGAATGATGCAGATAACCATCCGGGGCTGATTGGCTACGTTCGTGAGCGTAACTATAAAGGCATGACGTTAGACTCAGTGGTTGAAATGGAAGATGGCAAAATTGTCATGGTTAGCGAATTCTTCAATGAAGATGACCCCGATGTCGACCACTCCCTTAACCAAAAAGTTGCTGTGACTTGGGTTGAAAGTTGGGAGGTAGTTCTGGATGATCATTCGTAA
- a CDS encoding fumarate hydratase codes for MANKEFFYQEPYPLSEDKTEYFQVSDKYVSVEQFAGKQILKIEPEALTLLAEHAIYESQFFLRAAHQKQVAAILQDPEASENDKYVALQLLRNAEISAKGILPNCQDTGTVAVVGKKGQQVWTDCNDEEYLSRGIYNVFQHENLRFSQNAPLDMFNEVNTGTNLPAQFDIFATTGDEYHFLFVNKGGGSANKSALYQETKATLTPAKLKNFLIEKMRNLGTTACPPYHIAFVIGGTSAETTLKTAKLASAKYYDNLPTTGNEYGRAFRDIELENELLEASRHLGFGAQFGGKYFAHDVRVIRLPRHGASCPIGLAISCSADRNIKAKITKSGLWLEKMEHNPAQYIPESMRNQAEGKVVHIDLNRPMKDILAELSKHPVSTRVSLSGPLIIARDIAHTKLKERLDNGEELPQYFKDHMVYYAGPAKKPEDMVSGSLGPTTGNRMDPYVDLFQSHGGSMLMLAKGNRTQAVTDACKKHGGFYLGSIGGSAAILAQEYVKSLNCLEYPELGMEAIWKMEVEGLPAFILVDDKGNNFFEQVQNETCSKCVK; via the coding sequence ATGGCTAATAAAGAGTTTTTTTACCAAGAACCTTATCCATTATCTGAGGATAAAACTGAGTATTTCCAAGTCTCTGATAAATATGTTTCTGTAGAACAATTTGCTGGTAAGCAAATTTTAAAGATAGAACCTGAGGCATTAACTCTCCTTGCAGAACACGCAATTTATGAATCCCAGTTTTTTTTAAGAGCTGCGCACCAGAAACAAGTCGCCGCTATCTTACAAGACCCAGAAGCCAGCGAAAACGACAAATACGTGGCGTTACAATTACTTCGCAATGCTGAAATTTCTGCAAAAGGTATTTTGCCAAACTGCCAAGATACAGGAACGGTTGCGGTTGTTGGGAAAAAAGGCCAACAAGTTTGGACAGACTGCAATGACGAAGAGTACCTCTCTCGAGGGATTTATAACGTCTTCCAACACGAAAACCTGCGTTTTTCTCAAAATGCACCGCTAGATATGTTTAATGAAGTCAATACTGGCACAAACCTGCCAGCACAGTTTGACATTTTTGCGACCACAGGCGATGAATATCACTTCCTATTTGTTAACAAAGGCGGCGGTTCAGCAAATAAATCAGCACTTTACCAAGAAACAAAAGCAACATTAACCCCAGCTAAGTTAAAAAATTTCTTAATTGAAAAAATGCGTAACTTAGGAACAACAGCTTGCCCGCCTTACCATATTGCCTTCGTTATCGGCGGTACTTCAGCGGAAACAACACTGAAAACAGCCAAACTCGCCTCCGCAAAATACTACGACAACCTGCCAACCACAGGTAATGAGTACGGCCGTGCTTTCCGTGATATTGAACTAGAAAATGAGTTATTAGAAGCTTCTCGTCATCTTGGTTTTGGCGCACAATTTGGTGGTAAATATTTTGCTCACGATGTACGAGTTATTCGTTTACCTCGTCATGGTGCCTCTTGCCCAATCGGTTTAGCCATTTCTTGCTCTGCCGACCGTAATATTAAAGCTAAAATTACCAAAAGCGGTTTATGGCTTGAAAAAATGGAGCATAACCCAGCCCAATACATTCCTGAATCTATGCGTAACCAAGCTGAAGGAAAAGTGGTACATATCGACCTCAACCGCCCAATGAAAGATATTTTGGCTGAGCTGAGTAAACACCCGGTATCAACACGTGTTTCTCTCAGCGGGCCTCTGATTATTGCTCGAGATATTGCGCATACTAAGCTTAAAGAACGTTTAGATAACGGCGAAGAATTGCCTCAATATTTTAAAGACCACATGGTGTATTACGCAGGGCCAGCCAAAAAACCAGAAGATATGGTTTCCGGCTCTTTAGGTCCGACAACCGGTAACCGCATGGACCCTTATGTTGACCTGTTCCAATCCCACGGAGGTAGCATGCTAATGTTGGCGAAAGGCAACCGAACTCAAGCGGTAACTGATGCATGTAAAAAACACGGAGGGTTTTATTTAGGTAGTATCGGTGGCTCAGCTGCGATTCTCGCTCAAGAATACGTGAAAAGTTTAAATTGCCTTGAGTATCCAGAATTAGGAATGGAAGCGATTTGGAAAATGGAAGTTGAGGGGCTGCCTGCATTCATTCTCGTTGATGACAAAGGCAATAACTTCTTTGAACAAGTCCAAAATGAGACTTGCAGTAAATGCGTTAAATAA
- a CDS encoding fimbrial protein, with amino-acid sequence MIHKFIQKYGFYILFLFVFISPKTFALDCVEKGTGVVEKPAVPVGQLAIPADTTAGSIIWQSDPLTVTVYCDNVLGNAVDVVHMYFNPKSQKLGTGLLLGANYQGQQLEQNEQRVNLGTPPIRRGENVTVTVTFTLYIKVTGIVPPSGNYTGDNQFTVFQFDGSGGINHTNGAKNLKYSITGLRGIRFLKCGADIKVYPESQQIDYGQLMITELNQGKEFKKDFQIQAVKRGCLDNFSMNINFETTDPLNGEYAIDLKNGTNLIISDDKAEKIKFNYFQFFGTLPLGSTSITRDYSATVKKVGAVKTGPFSASTIVRINYY; translated from the coding sequence ATGATACACAAGTTTATTCAAAAATATGGTTTTTATATTTTATTTCTATTCGTTTTTATTAGCCCAAAAACCTTTGCATTAGATTGTGTGGAAAAGGGGACTGGAGTCGTCGAAAAACCCGCAGTTCCTGTAGGTCAATTGGCCATTCCTGCTGATACAACGGCAGGTTCTATTATTTGGCAATCCGACCCTTTAACAGTAACCGTTTATTGTGACAATGTACTTGGTAATGCTGTTGACGTTGTTCATATGTATTTTAATCCGAAATCTCAAAAACTTGGGACAGGGTTATTACTAGGCGCGAATTACCAAGGCCAACAATTGGAACAAAATGAGCAGCGTGTCAACTTAGGGACTCCACCTATTCGCCGCGGAGAGAATGTCACGGTAACAGTGACTTTTACACTATATATCAAAGTGACGGGTATTGTTCCTCCTTCAGGTAACTACACAGGGGATAACCAATTTACGGTTTTCCAGTTTGATGGAAGTGGTGGGATAAACCATACCAATGGTGCAAAAAACTTGAAGTATTCTATTACTGGGTTACGAGGTATTCGCTTTCTCAAGTGTGGGGCTGATATTAAAGTTTACCCAGAGTCACAGCAAATTGACTATGGTCAGTTAATGATCACTGAGCTTAATCAAGGAAAAGAGTTTAAAAAAGATTTTCAGATACAAGCGGTGAAGCGGGGCTGCTTAGATAATTTTTCCATGAATATTAACTTCGAAACTACAGACCCGTTAAATGGAGAGTATGCCATTGATCTAAAAAATGGGACTAATTTAATTATTTCGGATGATAAAGCGGAAAAAATAAAATTTAATTACTTCCAGTTTTTCGGAACACTCCCCTTAGGGAGTACATCGATTACACGTGACTACAGTGCGACGGTTAAAAAGGTGGGAGCGGTAAAAACAGGACCATTTAGCGCCTCAACGATTGTCCGTATTAACTATTATTAA
- a CDS encoding fimbrial protein encodes MLSLCGSQAYADSSMMRGDLNFTGNVVALPCKISFYSIDQNIELGPISLNYFNEIGDRSPKHEIKLKFDDCIFPKRNRDDRVPVVRIMFISEPTESTDRNLFGGKTILNGYGIRLMDKDGNIVPNGEYRSYPIYFDDNQQITIYSMLESYLPRNELTVGNIKTQITLNITYI; translated from the coding sequence ATGCTATCTCTATGTGGAAGCCAAGCTTATGCAGATAGTAGCATGATGAGAGGTGATCTTAATTTTACGGGAAATGTGGTGGCATTGCCTTGTAAGATTTCATTTTACTCGATAGATCAAAATATTGAATTAGGACCAATATCTCTGAATTACTTTAATGAAATTGGAGACAGAAGCCCTAAGCATGAAATCAAACTAAAGTTTGATGATTGTATTTTTCCAAAACGCAATCGCGATGATAGGGTTCCGGTTGTTCGGATCATGTTTATTTCAGAACCAACTGAAAGTACAGACCGTAATTTATTTGGTGGTAAAACCATTCTAAATGGTTATGGGATTCGATTAATGGATAAAGATGGCAATATTGTCCCCAATGGTGAATACCGTAGTTATCCAATCTATTTTGATGATAACCAGCAAATTACGATTTATTCCATGCTAGAGAGTTATCTACCAAGAAATGAATTAACAGTGGGTAATATTAAAACGCAAATTACCTTAAATATTACTTACATATAA
- a CDS encoding fimbrial biogenesis chaperone has product MSKKYVVALGFSLVFVGMQVASAAINIDRTRIIFPGKDKSISLVINNQSKTMPYLAQSWMEDEKGNKVSEPFTVLPPMQRVEPNAKNQIKIIKTEGIDALPQDRESLFYLNVREIPPVTDKENVVQIAIQSRLKMFYRPPQIENNSDKVWAKELKYTHTGGQLLIENPTKYYVTLGYLSNNNQKNFPGFESVMIAPLSKESVPVPASSFNQLYTGYMDDYGGMKMLTYQCAASTCQLSKESQ; this is encoded by the coding sequence ATGAGTAAAAAGTATGTAGTAGCTTTAGGATTTTCATTAGTTTTTGTCGGCATGCAAGTTGCGTCTGCTGCGATTAATATTGACCGTACACGGATCATTTTTCCAGGCAAAGATAAATCAATCAGTTTGGTTATTAATAACCAAAGCAAAACAATGCCCTACTTAGCTCAATCTTGGATGGAAGATGAAAAAGGGAATAAGGTTTCTGAACCTTTTACAGTTTTACCTCCAATGCAACGCGTTGAGCCGAATGCTAAAAACCAAATTAAAATTATTAAAACAGAGGGAATAGATGCTCTTCCACAAGATAGAGAATCTCTGTTCTATTTAAATGTGCGTGAAATTCCACCGGTGACAGATAAAGAAAATGTCGTACAGATTGCGATTCAAAGCCGTCTAAAAATGTTTTATCGACCACCTCAAATCGAAAATAACAGCGATAAAGTATGGGCTAAAGAGCTGAAATATACGCACACAGGTGGGCAATTACTTATTGAAAATCCAACTAAATATTATGTGACATTGGGTTATCTCAGTAATAATAACCAGAAAAATTTTCCTGGTTTTGAAAGTGTGATGATTGCCCCGCTTTCTAAGGAAAGTGTTCCCGTACCAGCCAGCAGTTTTAATCAGTTATATACCGGTTATATGGATGATTACGGTGGCATGAAAATGTTGACTTACCAATGCGCTGCGTCGACCTGCCAGCTGTCAAAAGAGAGCCAATAG